Part of the Leptolyngbya sp. BL0902 genome, CGGGTTCCGGCGGGCAGATCGGCCACGTATTCCAGAATGTAGTAGGTTTTGTCGTCGGGGGTATCAATGCGCTGGGCGCTGACCAGTTCCACGTTGCTATCGTTTTCCGCGATGGCGTTGAAGCTCTTAGACAGCTTGTAGCCCACATCGGTGGGGCTACCCAAGTCTTCTAGTTTCGTGTTGTTGGGCACTTCGCTCACAACCACACTGACGTTTTCGGTTTCGTGGATGATGTCGTGGAAGACCACATCGGCGGCACCGGGCACCGTCACCTCAACCCAGCCCGTGGGATACATGAAGTCGTAGCCATCGTAGGGATCGGTGTAGCTGAGGAGGCCACCGCCACCGCCTACGCAGCTTTGGAGGGCAACGGCAAACACCAGAATCAGCACAGTGGCCAAACGCTTGAACATGGGTGGAAATCCTTCGGTCATGGTCGGTTTTATTGTCTCATTTATTGTTAGCTAGGAATGGCTTGTT contains:
- the psbP gene encoding photosystem II reaction center PsbP codes for the protein MFKRLATVLILVFAVALQSCVGGGGGLLSYTDPYDGYDFMYPTGWVEVTVPGAADVVFHDIIHETENVSVVVSEVPNNTKLEDLGSPTDVGYKLSKSFNAIAENDSNVELVSAQRIDTPDDKTYYILEYVADLPAGTRHNLASAIVRRGKLYTFNASTNEDRWDKMKDILKQSVASFKVS